One genomic region from Skermania piniformis encodes:
- a CDS encoding PDR/VanB family oxidoreductase, with amino-acid sequence MALLGGLVEHTYLAYVEQVRYNPGRQHRPGRDLRVVLTDRRPVARDADVVELTFRAPDRADLPDWQPGCHLDVHLPSGLRRQYSLCGSPVDRSGYTVAVRRIPDGGGGSLEMHSLAIGTEVAVRGPRNGFPFVSAGSALFLAGGIGITPIIAMVRAARAIGMDWRLIYTGRSRESMPFLDEVELWEPDRVQIRCDDEHGLPSAADLLGAAPAGGAVYCCGPTSMLAVVRGGFADCAAATLHFERFSPPPVRDGRPLRVELARTGRSVVVAADESVLAAVRRVAPDVAYSCQQGFCGTCRVRVLAGRPEHRDHRLTAAERADGDMLICVSRAAETERLVLDL; translated from the coding sequence ATGGCGTTGCTGGGTGGCCTGGTCGAGCACACCTACCTGGCCTACGTGGAGCAGGTCCGGTACAACCCGGGTCGGCAGCACCGCCCGGGCCGGGACTTGCGGGTGGTGCTCACCGATCGGCGCCCGGTCGCGCGGGACGCCGACGTGGTCGAGCTGACCTTCCGCGCGCCGGACCGGGCCGATCTGCCGGATTGGCAACCCGGCTGTCATCTGGACGTCCATCTGCCGTCCGGATTGCGCCGGCAGTATTCGCTGTGCGGTTCACCGGTGGACCGGTCCGGGTACACGGTCGCGGTGCGGCGCATTCCGGACGGCGGCGGGGGCTCGCTCGAGATGCACAGTCTGGCGATCGGCACGGAAGTGGCGGTCCGCGGACCGCGCAACGGCTTCCCGTTCGTCTCCGCCGGATCCGCGTTGTTCTTGGCCGGCGGGATCGGCATCACCCCGATCATCGCGATGGTCCGCGCGGCTCGAGCGATCGGGATGGATTGGCGGCTGATCTATACTGGTCGCTCCCGCGAGTCGATGCCGTTCCTGGACGAGGTCGAACTGTGGGAACCGGACCGGGTACAGATCCGGTGCGACGACGAACACGGCCTGCCGTCCGCGGCGGATCTGCTGGGCGCGGCGCCGGCCGGTGGGGCGGTGTATTGCTGCGGGCCGACCTCGATGCTGGCGGTGGTTCGAGGTGGTTTCGCCGACTGCGCCGCGGCAACGCTGCACTTCGAGCGGTTTTCCCCGCCGCCGGTACGGGACGGGCGACCGTTGCGGGTGGAGCTGGCTCGGACCGGGCGCTCGGTCGTCGTGGCCGCGGACGAGTCGGTGCTGGCCGCGGTCCGGCGGGTGGCACCGGACGTCGCCTATTCCTGTCAGCAGGGTTTTTGCGGAACTTGCCGGGTGCGGGTGCTGGCCGGGCGGCCCGAACATCGCGACCATCGGCTCACGGCGGCCGAGCGCGCGGACGGTGACATGCTGATCTGCGTGTCCCGCGCCGCCGAAACCGAAAGATTGGTATTGGATCTGTGA